The following coding sequences lie in one Aricia agestis chromosome 18, ilAriAges1.1, whole genome shotgun sequence genomic window:
- the LOC121735864 gene encoding zinc finger MYM-type protein 3 isoform X3: MDEKEVPEVPEEKQDSKEEAGPIENTETVEGENSEPCDQSKGDEKSKSAENLESSKYIEISENNESSDKSEVTVSESVEPATSSELENHLDHDEKDDTGKVDESTANNGESTDTAVEAANHRAEEHLESKIDPKEETDQDGETEPERPSDTQLVPEPLTEEKKEEIEDEASEEKKEDGNPVFETAPHVLDESQEDHTQASDPFDALLKDLSEQTDKEPQEASAATVNINDDDGDVHEDDEPPPEEDGAVAVEELVEEPGADEEVCLLPDTEREISEADRVAAEKVLAEKRKREEESAAAAPPEVPKTENEAEVTETPTEETPNDDAVVSETTENLNEGTSQENGDRENEETTEVEDTEPSTIRQITPCEGKCYKCQMDVQCQYRFCTKEEETNYLCSLNCLIAFQTEHPGQYVVVSKKYMIEEILPKSLTCSECEEKKTCYFYYNYDSVDTYYCSEECLFSMMADEKAKYTYKRRRITVDEREPVMGECFVCNEIKDCIYALSRFGVQLKICDQPCLKMLNIKENGRYYPKKKRLSRMQPQQKEVPVVVPKPTVPLLKLKVISNATDKYLDEAYKVKAKTPAMVKSAREERERTFLRTCVDCKLVLDSEDKLITWETMDFCNEVCLGRYQNKIGSKCANCKNLVQHTSLGKYCVRFGYDIRQFCNSGCLEEFKKGLKICCYCQRDISVGPQGFLAPVGDKGQFKDFCSQLCMEKFDQMSKNPVPQPVWANCAVCSLEKATTIEVEVSENICQRLCSDPCFAAFKFVNNILPDQCKWCKKYFERTLSKNFTIYDNSAANCFCSKSCMNIYISNTRHIVPCNWCKVKKYNFDMIRRLQSNGQVILMCSLNCLNLYQVSINAVSSRRTKCDMCKRIALAQYHLTMSDATVRNFCTYQCVMSFQSQYSKGSVSVGEAVDQPKAVPTGAPRRTYSKANTAKSQRETRTSGLPVISSVQSLAAPPPLQPAPTRMKSKRHVEPEPPAAPPTPPPPPKPPTPPPPPPPKIYNHVIVKTLPPREVANKATMSKPMMVSKGVACRPHPCTKECQTDSSLERKVLIPIPVPIYVPVPCAMWSMPLPIPVPIPIPVPTPVFIPTTRNSAKGIMKEINKIHDKMPTDPFEAELLMMAEMVAGDKKKDQSDSDTDDDNEETFSPVAAMDGNNAFGEDMLQMALKMATEYEDQPVDLESAMTANTITPSSHPGMPGLEGEGMHQHHLMVLEQQRAVAALRASSGAAAAAARKRAPAPPPRPSRQSKRRRDPPPPQPEPPREPAEKPDANMCLKYTFGVNAWKQWVMTKNAEIEKSSLRRKPFKSEILQLTADELNYSLCLFVKEVRKPNGSEYAPDTIYYLVLGIQQYLFENGRIDNIFTDPYYEKFTDCLDEVARKFSVLYNDSQYIVTRVEEEHLWESKQLGAHSPHVLLSTLMFFNTKHFNLVTVEEHMQLSFSHIMKHWKRNPNQPGQAKIPGSRNVLLRFYPPQSALEANSRKKKVYEQQENEENPLRCPVKLYEFYISKCPESVRTRNDVFYLQPERSCVPDSPVWYSTQPLSRAALAKMLHRVKMVKEINIALLTS, from the exons ATGGACGAAAAAGAAGTCCCAGAGGTTCCTGAGGAAAAACAAGACTCAAAAGAAGAAGCTGGTCCCATTGAGAACACAGAAACTGTTGAAGGTGAAAACAGTGAACCCTGCGATCAGAGTAAAGGGGATGAAAAGTCCAAAAGTGCTGAAAATCTTGAGAGTAGTAAATATATTGAAATTAGTGAGAATAATGAAAGTAGTGATAAATCAGAAGTAACTGTTAGTGAGAGTGTTGAACCAGCCACATCTAGTGAATTAGAGAATCATTTAGATCATGATGAAAAAGATGACACAGGAAAAGTGGATGAATCTACAGCAAACAATGGTGAGTCCACTGACACAGCCGTTGAAGCGGCAAATCACAGAGCTG AGGAACATTTAGAAAGCAAAATTGATCCTAAAGAGGAGACTGACCAAGACGGAGAAACTGAACCGGAGAGGCCGTCAGACACACAACTGGTTCCGGAGCCTCTTacagaagaaaaaaaagaagaaatagAAGATGAAGCATCTGAAGAAAAGAAGGAAGATGGAAATCCCGTGTTTGAAACAGCACCACATGTGTTGGACGAATCACAGGAGGATCATACTCAG GCCTCAGATCCATTTGACGCACTTCTGAAAGATTTATCGGAACAGACTGACAAGGAGCCTCAAGAGGCTTCCGCAGCAACAGTGAATATTAacgatgatgatggtgatgttCACGAGGATGATGAGCCACCACCTG AAGAGGATGGTGCTGTGGCAGTTGAGGAGCTGGTGGAGGAACCCGGAGCTGATGAGGAGGTGTGCCTCTTGCCGGACACAGAACGAGAGATCAGTGAGGCAGACAGGGTAGCTGCCGAGAAAGTGCTGGCCGAAAAACGGAAGAGAGAAGAGG AATCAGCAGCTGCTGCACCCCCCGAAGTGCCCAAAACTGAAAATGAAGCTGAAGTTACTGAAACTCCAACAGAGGAGACTCCAAATGATGATGCGGTTGTTTCAGAGACTACTGAAAACTTGAATGAGGGGACATCGCAAGAAAATGGAG ACAGAGAAAATGAGGAAACTACAGAGGTTGAGGACACAGAGCCGAGTACTATCAGGCAAATTACACCATGCGAGGGCAAATGTTACAAGTGCCAGATGGATGTGCAGTGTCAGTACCGCTTCTGTACCAAGGAGGAGGAAACAAATTATCTCTGTTCCCTAAACTGCTTGATTGCATTCCAAACGGAACATCCCGGTCAGTATGTCGTCGTCAGCAAGAAATACATGATCGAAGAAATACTTCCCAAAAGCTTAACATGCTCTGAGTGTGAAGAGAAGAAAACCTGCtacttttattacaattatgatTCCGTTGATACATACTACTGCTCAGAGGAATGCTTGTTCAGCATGATGGCAGATGAGAAAGCAAAGTATACATATAAGAGGAGGAGAATCACTGTCGACGAAAGAGAACCAGTCATGGGTGAATGTTTTGTGTGCAATGAAATCAAGGATTGCATATACGCTCTCAGTAGATTCGGTGTGCAGTTGAAGATATGCGATCAGCCTTGTTTAAAGATGTTGAACATTAAGGAAAACGGAAGATACTATCCCAAAAAGAAAAGGCTGTCAAGAATGCAACCACAGCAAAAGGAGGTGCCAGTCGTAGTACCGAAGCCGACTGTAcctcttttaaaattaaaagtaataagCAATGCGACCGATAAATATTTAGACGAAGCGTATAAGGTTAAAGCGAAAACACCCGCTATGGTAAAAAGCGCTCGAGAAGAAAGGGAGCGAACATTCTTACGTACTTGCGTCGACTGTAAGCTAGTACTAGATAGCGAAGATAAACTCATCACCTGGGAAACAATGGACTTCTGTAACGAAGTATGCTTGGGGAGGTATCAGAACAAGATCGGTTCCAAGTGTGCCAATTGCAAGAATTTAGTTCAACATACTAGCTTAGGGAAGTACTGCGTGAGATTTGGTTACGATATCCGTCAGTTTTGTAATTCCGGCTGTCTGGAGGAGTTCAAAAAGGGGTTGAAGATTTGTTGCTACTGTCAGCGAGATATATCTGTGGGGCCGCAAGGATTCTTGGCCCCGGTGGGAGATAAAGGCCAGTTTAAAGACTTCTGCTCCCAACTTTGCATGGAGAAGTTTGATCAGATGAGCAAGAACCCTGTGCCCCAACCTGTTTGGGCCAACTGTGCCGTATGCTCCTTGGAGAAAGCTACTACTATCGAAGTAGAGGTGTCCGAAAATATTTGTCAGAGATTGTGTTCGGACCCATGTTTTGCAGCCTTTAAATTTGTCAACAACATTTTACCAG ATCAATGCAAATGGTGCAAGAAGTATTTTGAGAGAACATTATCGAAGAATTTTACAATATACGACAACTCAGCTGCCAACTGCTTCTGTTCTAAATCGTGTATGAACATCTACATTAGCAACACACGACATATTGTACCGTGTAACTGGTGTAAAGTGAAGAAGTACAACTTTGATATGATACGAAGGTTGCAAAGTAACGGCCAAGTGATTTTGATGTGTTCTCTGAACTGTTTGAATCTATATCAAGTCTCTATCAATGCTGTATCTTCGAgaag GACCAAATGTGACATGTGTAAGAGAATAGCCCTAGCACAATATCACTTGACGATGTCGGATGCGACGGTACGCAATTTCTGCACGTACCAGTGCGTCATGTCTTTTCAG AGTCAATACTCGAAGGGTTCGGTGTCGGTCGGCGAGGCGGTTGACCAACCCAAGGCGGTGCCGACAGGTGCACCACGACGCACATACTCGAAAGCTAATA CAGCGAAATCCCAGCGCGAAACGCGAACAAGCGGCCTGCCGGTGATCTCGAGCGTGCAGTCGCTAGCGGCGCCGCCCCCGCTCCAGCCGGCCCCTACACGCATGAAGTCCAAACGCCACGTGGAGCCCGAGCCGCCGGCCGCGCCCCCTACGCCGCCAccgccccccaaaccccccacACCACCCCCGCCCCCTCCCCCCAAGATCTACAACCACGTCATCGTCAAAACACTCCCGCCCCGGGAGGTTGCCAACAAAGCGACCATGTCCAAACCCATGATGGTTTCCAAAGGGGTTGCTTGTAGACCTCATCCCTGTACGAAGGAGTGCCAAACGGATTCGAGTTTAGAGAGAAAGGTGTTGATCCCCATTCCGGTACCCATCTATGTCCCCGTACCATGTGCAATGTGGTCCATGCCGTTACCCATCCCGGTGCCTATACCTATACCCGTCCCTACCCCGGTGTTTATACCCACTACGCGGAACTCTGCGAAGGGTATCATGAAGGAGATTAATAAGATCCACGATAAGATGCCGACGGATCCGTTCGAGGCGGAACTGCTGATGATGGCTGAGATGGTCGCTGGAGACAAGAAGAAAGATCAGAGCGATTCTGACACCGATGATGATAATG aagaGACATTCAGTCCCGTTGCCGCGATGGACGGGAACAACGCGTTTGGCGAGGACATGTTACAAATGGCTCTCAAAATGGCCACGGAATATGAGGACCAGCCGGTCGACTTGGAGTCAGCTATGACTGCTAACACTATTACACCCAGCTCCCACCCTGGTATGccag GTCTGGAAGGCGAGGGCATGCATCAACACCACCTCATGGTGCTAGAACAGCAGCGCGCTGTGGCGGCGCTGCGTGCGAGctcgggcgcggcggcggcggcggcacgGAAgcgcgcgcccgcgccgccgccccggCCTTCGCGCCAGTCCAAACGGCGTCGCGACCCGCCGCCCCCGCAGCCGGAGCCGCCGCGCGAACCCGCAGAGAAGCCCGACGCTAATATGTGCCTCAAG TACACTTTTGGAGTGAACGCATGGAAACAGTGGGTAATGACGAAGAATGCCGAAATTGAGAAGAGCTCTCTCAGAAGGAAACCTTTCAAGTCGGAAATACTGCAGCTGACGGCGGACGAGCTTAATTACTCCCTGTGTTTGTTCGTGAAGGAAGTCAGGAAACCCAATGGCAGTGAATACGCACCAGATACAATATATTACTTAGTTTTAG GTATTCAGCAATATTTGTTCGAAAATGGTAGGATAGACAATATTTTCACCGATCCATATTACGAGAAGTTTACAGATTGCTTGGACGAAGTCGCAAGAAAGTTCTCTGTGTTATATAATGACTCAC AATACATTGTGACTCGCGTGGAGGAAGAACATCTATGGGAGAGTAAACAGCTCGGCGCGCACTCGCCACACGTTTTGTTGTCCACCCTCATGTTTTTCAACACTAAGCATTTTAATCTTGTG ACTGTAGAGGAGCATATGCAGCTATCGTTTTCGCATATAATGAAACATTGGAAGAGGAATCCGAATCAACCCGGCCAAGCCAAAATTCCTGGTTCCAGAAATGTTTTGCTACGCTTCTACCCACCACAATCGGCCTTAG aagCAAACTCAAGAAAGAAGAAAGTGTATGAACAGCAAGAAAACGAGGAGAATCCATTGAGATGTCCAGTGAAGTTGTACGAGTTCTATATTTCTAAATG
- the LOC121735864 gene encoding zinc finger MYM-type protein 3 isoform X4, giving the protein MDEKEVPEVPEEKQDSKEEAGPIENTETVEGENSEPCDQSKGDEKSKSAENLESSKYIEISENNESSDKSEVTVSESVEPATSSELENHLDHDEKDDTGKVDESTANNEEHLESKIDPKEETDQDGETEPERPSDTQLVPEPLTEEKKEEIEDEASEEKKEDGNPVFETAPHVLDESQEDHTQASDPFDALLKDLSEQTDKEPQEASAATVNINDDDGDVHEDDEPPPEEDGAVAVEELVEEPGADEEVCLLPDTEREISEADRVAAEKVLAEKRKREEESAAAAPPEVPKTENEAEVTETPTEETPNDDAVVSETTENLNEGTSQENGGDRENEETTEVEDTEPSTIRQITPCEGKCYKCQMDVQCQYRFCTKEEETNYLCSLNCLIAFQTEHPGQYVVVSKKYMIEEILPKSLTCSECEEKKTCYFYYNYDSVDTYYCSEECLFSMMADEKAKYTYKRRRITVDEREPVMGECFVCNEIKDCIYALSRFGVQLKICDQPCLKMLNIKENGRYYPKKKRLSRMQPQQKEVPVVVPKPTVPLLKLKVISNATDKYLDEAYKVKAKTPAMVKSAREERERTFLRTCVDCKLVLDSEDKLITWETMDFCNEVCLGRYQNKIGSKCANCKNLVQHTSLGKYCVRFGYDIRQFCNSGCLEEFKKGLKICCYCQRDISVGPQGFLAPVGDKGQFKDFCSQLCMEKFDQMSKNPVPQPVWANCAVCSLEKATTIEVEVSENICQRLCSDPCFAAFKFVNNILPDQCKWCKKYFERTLSKNFTIYDNSAANCFCSKSCMNIYISNTRHIVPCNWCKVKKYNFDMIRRLQSNGQVILMCSLNCLNLYQVSINAVSSRRTKCDMCKRIALAQYHLTMSDATVRNFCTYQCVMSFQSQYSKGSVSVGEAVDQPKAVPTGAPRRTYSKANTAKSQRETRTSGLPVISSVQSLAAPPPLQPAPTRMKSKRHVEPEPPAAPPTPPPPPKPPTPPPPPPPKIYNHVIVKTLPPREVANKATMSKPMMVSKGVACRPHPCTKECQTDSSLERKVLIPIPVPIYVPVPCAMWSMPLPIPVPIPIPVPTPVFIPTTRNSAKGIMKEINKIHDKMPTDPFEAELLMMAEMVAGDKKKDQSDSDTDDDNEETFSPVAAMDGNNAFGEDMLQMALKMATEYEDQPVDLESAMTANTITPSSHPGMPGLEGEGMHQHHLMVLEQQRAVAALRASSGAAAAAARKRAPAPPPRPSRQSKRRRDPPPPQPEPPREPAEKPDANMCLKYTFGVNAWKQWVMTKNAEIEKSSLRRKPFKSEILQLTADELNYSLCLFVKEVRKPNGSEYAPDTIYYLVLGIQQYLFENGRIDNIFTDPYYEKFTDCLDEVARKFSVLYNDSQYIVTRVEEEHLWESKQLGAHSPHVLLSTLMFFNTKHFNLVTVEEHMQLSFSHIMKHWKRNPNQPGQAKIPGSRNVLLRFYPPQSALEANSRKKKVYEQQENEENPLRCPVKLYEFYISKCPESVRTRNDVFYLQPERSCVPDSPVWYSTQPLSRAALAKMLHRVKMVKEINIALLTS; this is encoded by the exons ATGGACGAAAAAGAAGTCCCAGAGGTTCCTGAGGAAAAACAAGACTCAAAAGAAGAAGCTGGTCCCATTGAGAACACAGAAACTGTTGAAGGTGAAAACAGTGAACCCTGCGATCAGAGTAAAGGGGATGAAAAGTCCAAAAGTGCTGAAAATCTTGAGAGTAGTAAATATATTGAAATTAGTGAGAATAATGAAAGTAGTGATAAATCAGAAGTAACTGTTAGTGAGAGTGTTGAACCAGCCACATCTAGTGAATTAGAGAATCATTTAGATCATGATGAAAAAGATGACACAGGAAAAGTGGATGAATCTACAGCAAACAATG AGGAACATTTAGAAAGCAAAATTGATCCTAAAGAGGAGACTGACCAAGACGGAGAAACTGAACCGGAGAGGCCGTCAGACACACAACTGGTTCCGGAGCCTCTTacagaagaaaaaaaagaagaaatagAAGATGAAGCATCTGAAGAAAAGAAGGAAGATGGAAATCCCGTGTTTGAAACAGCACCACATGTGTTGGACGAATCACAGGAGGATCATACTCAG GCCTCAGATCCATTTGACGCACTTCTGAAAGATTTATCGGAACAGACTGACAAGGAGCCTCAAGAGGCTTCCGCAGCAACAGTGAATATTAacgatgatgatggtgatgttCACGAGGATGATGAGCCACCACCTG AAGAGGATGGTGCTGTGGCAGTTGAGGAGCTGGTGGAGGAACCCGGAGCTGATGAGGAGGTGTGCCTCTTGCCGGACACAGAACGAGAGATCAGTGAGGCAGACAGGGTAGCTGCCGAGAAAGTGCTGGCCGAAAAACGGAAGAGAGAAGAGG AATCAGCAGCTGCTGCACCCCCCGAAGTGCCCAAAACTGAAAATGAAGCTGAAGTTACTGAAACTCCAACAGAGGAGACTCCAAATGATGATGCGGTTGTTTCAGAGACTACTGAAAACTTGAATGAGGGGACATCGCAAGAAAATGGAGGAG ACAGAGAAAATGAGGAAACTACAGAGGTTGAGGACACAGAGCCGAGTACTATCAGGCAAATTACACCATGCGAGGGCAAATGTTACAAGTGCCAGATGGATGTGCAGTGTCAGTACCGCTTCTGTACCAAGGAGGAGGAAACAAATTATCTCTGTTCCCTAAACTGCTTGATTGCATTCCAAACGGAACATCCCGGTCAGTATGTCGTCGTCAGCAAGAAATACATGATCGAAGAAATACTTCCCAAAAGCTTAACATGCTCTGAGTGTGAAGAGAAGAAAACCTGCtacttttattacaattatgatTCCGTTGATACATACTACTGCTCAGAGGAATGCTTGTTCAGCATGATGGCAGATGAGAAAGCAAAGTATACATATAAGAGGAGGAGAATCACTGTCGACGAAAGAGAACCAGTCATGGGTGAATGTTTTGTGTGCAATGAAATCAAGGATTGCATATACGCTCTCAGTAGATTCGGTGTGCAGTTGAAGATATGCGATCAGCCTTGTTTAAAGATGTTGAACATTAAGGAAAACGGAAGATACTATCCCAAAAAGAAAAGGCTGTCAAGAATGCAACCACAGCAAAAGGAGGTGCCAGTCGTAGTACCGAAGCCGACTGTAcctcttttaaaattaaaagtaataagCAATGCGACCGATAAATATTTAGACGAAGCGTATAAGGTTAAAGCGAAAACACCCGCTATGGTAAAAAGCGCTCGAGAAGAAAGGGAGCGAACATTCTTACGTACTTGCGTCGACTGTAAGCTAGTACTAGATAGCGAAGATAAACTCATCACCTGGGAAACAATGGACTTCTGTAACGAAGTATGCTTGGGGAGGTATCAGAACAAGATCGGTTCCAAGTGTGCCAATTGCAAGAATTTAGTTCAACATACTAGCTTAGGGAAGTACTGCGTGAGATTTGGTTACGATATCCGTCAGTTTTGTAATTCCGGCTGTCTGGAGGAGTTCAAAAAGGGGTTGAAGATTTGTTGCTACTGTCAGCGAGATATATCTGTGGGGCCGCAAGGATTCTTGGCCCCGGTGGGAGATAAAGGCCAGTTTAAAGACTTCTGCTCCCAACTTTGCATGGAGAAGTTTGATCAGATGAGCAAGAACCCTGTGCCCCAACCTGTTTGGGCCAACTGTGCCGTATGCTCCTTGGAGAAAGCTACTACTATCGAAGTAGAGGTGTCCGAAAATATTTGTCAGAGATTGTGTTCGGACCCATGTTTTGCAGCCTTTAAATTTGTCAACAACATTTTACCAG ATCAATGCAAATGGTGCAAGAAGTATTTTGAGAGAACATTATCGAAGAATTTTACAATATACGACAACTCAGCTGCCAACTGCTTCTGTTCTAAATCGTGTATGAACATCTACATTAGCAACACACGACATATTGTACCGTGTAACTGGTGTAAAGTGAAGAAGTACAACTTTGATATGATACGAAGGTTGCAAAGTAACGGCCAAGTGATTTTGATGTGTTCTCTGAACTGTTTGAATCTATATCAAGTCTCTATCAATGCTGTATCTTCGAgaag GACCAAATGTGACATGTGTAAGAGAATAGCCCTAGCACAATATCACTTGACGATGTCGGATGCGACGGTACGCAATTTCTGCACGTACCAGTGCGTCATGTCTTTTCAG AGTCAATACTCGAAGGGTTCGGTGTCGGTCGGCGAGGCGGTTGACCAACCCAAGGCGGTGCCGACAGGTGCACCACGACGCACATACTCGAAAGCTAATA CAGCGAAATCCCAGCGCGAAACGCGAACAAGCGGCCTGCCGGTGATCTCGAGCGTGCAGTCGCTAGCGGCGCCGCCCCCGCTCCAGCCGGCCCCTACACGCATGAAGTCCAAACGCCACGTGGAGCCCGAGCCGCCGGCCGCGCCCCCTACGCCGCCAccgccccccaaaccccccacACCACCCCCGCCCCCTCCCCCCAAGATCTACAACCACGTCATCGTCAAAACACTCCCGCCCCGGGAGGTTGCCAACAAAGCGACCATGTCCAAACCCATGATGGTTTCCAAAGGGGTTGCTTGTAGACCTCATCCCTGTACGAAGGAGTGCCAAACGGATTCGAGTTTAGAGAGAAAGGTGTTGATCCCCATTCCGGTACCCATCTATGTCCCCGTACCATGTGCAATGTGGTCCATGCCGTTACCCATCCCGGTGCCTATACCTATACCCGTCCCTACCCCGGTGTTTATACCCACTACGCGGAACTCTGCGAAGGGTATCATGAAGGAGATTAATAAGATCCACGATAAGATGCCGACGGATCCGTTCGAGGCGGAACTGCTGATGATGGCTGAGATGGTCGCTGGAGACAAGAAGAAAGATCAGAGCGATTCTGACACCGATGATGATAATG aagaGACATTCAGTCCCGTTGCCGCGATGGACGGGAACAACGCGTTTGGCGAGGACATGTTACAAATGGCTCTCAAAATGGCCACGGAATATGAGGACCAGCCGGTCGACTTGGAGTCAGCTATGACTGCTAACACTATTACACCCAGCTCCCACCCTGGTATGccag GTCTGGAAGGCGAGGGCATGCATCAACACCACCTCATGGTGCTAGAACAGCAGCGCGCTGTGGCGGCGCTGCGTGCGAGctcgggcgcggcggcggcggcggcacgGAAgcgcgcgcccgcgccgccgccccggCCTTCGCGCCAGTCCAAACGGCGTCGCGACCCGCCGCCCCCGCAGCCGGAGCCGCCGCGCGAACCCGCAGAGAAGCCCGACGCTAATATGTGCCTCAAG TACACTTTTGGAGTGAACGCATGGAAACAGTGGGTAATGACGAAGAATGCCGAAATTGAGAAGAGCTCTCTCAGAAGGAAACCTTTCAAGTCGGAAATACTGCAGCTGACGGCGGACGAGCTTAATTACTCCCTGTGTTTGTTCGTGAAGGAAGTCAGGAAACCCAATGGCAGTGAATACGCACCAGATACAATATATTACTTAGTTTTAG GTATTCAGCAATATTTGTTCGAAAATGGTAGGATAGACAATATTTTCACCGATCCATATTACGAGAAGTTTACAGATTGCTTGGACGAAGTCGCAAGAAAGTTCTCTGTGTTATATAATGACTCAC AATACATTGTGACTCGCGTGGAGGAAGAACATCTATGGGAGAGTAAACAGCTCGGCGCGCACTCGCCACACGTTTTGTTGTCCACCCTCATGTTTTTCAACACTAAGCATTTTAATCTTGTG ACTGTAGAGGAGCATATGCAGCTATCGTTTTCGCATATAATGAAACATTGGAAGAGGAATCCGAATCAACCCGGCCAAGCCAAAATTCCTGGTTCCAGAAATGTTTTGCTACGCTTCTACCCACCACAATCGGCCTTAG aagCAAACTCAAGAAAGAAGAAAGTGTATGAACAGCAAGAAAACGAGGAGAATCCATTGAGATGTCCAGTGAAGTTGTACGAGTTCTATATTTCTAAATG